The following proteins are encoded in a genomic region of Gemmatimonadota bacterium:
- the rplS gene encoding 50S ribosomal protein L19: MADLIRELETAQFRDDIPPFHPGDTVRVNYRVREGQKERVQGFEGVVIGRRGGGIGETFTVRKISNGVGVERVFPLHSPSIADIKVVRQGVVRRAKLYYLRERTGKSARIKEKRTR, translated from the coding sequence ATGGCGGACCTGATCCGGGAGTTGGAGACAGCGCAGTTCAGGGACGACATCCCCCCCTTCCATCCGGGCGACACCGTCCGGGTCAACTACCGCGTGCGCGAGGGCCAGAAGGAGCGCGTCCAGGGTTTCGAGGGCGTCGTCATCGGTCGCCGGGGTGGTGGGATCGGGGAGACCTTCACGGTCCGCAAGATCTCCAACGGCGTCGGCGTCGAGCGCGTCTTCCCGCTGCATTCGCCCTCCATCGCCGACATCAAGGTCGTGCGGCAGGGCGTCGTGCGCCGGGCCAAGCTGTACTACCTGCGCGAGCGGACCGGCAAGTCCGCGCGCATCAAGGAAAAGCGCACCCGCTGA
- a CDS encoding class I SAM-dependent methyltransferase, whose product MTHSVLRHLRVETDAYDAEIRRFIPSYETMVGTAVDVVAQAQPARILDLGAGTGALSAALLERTDEGVIELWDVDLSMLARARARLAAHEARTRFVERSFLEPLPACDAVMASLSLHHIPTLEGKAVVYRSIFAALRSGGVLVVADATLPADPHARAAVRRGWADHLVRSGISEARAWQHFSEWDEEDTYFPLEAELDLLTEVGFVASSPWSDAPSTVWVGRRP is encoded by the coding sequence ATGACCCATTCCGTTCTCCGCCACCTGCGGGTCGAGACCGACGCCTACGACGCCGAGATCCGCCGTTTCATCCCGTCCTACGAGACGATGGTCGGGACGGCCGTGGACGTGGTCGCCCAGGCGCAGCCCGCGCGGATCCTGGATCTGGGCGCCGGCACCGGCGCGCTGAGCGCGGCCCTCCTGGAGCGGACGGACGAAGGTGTGATCGAGCTGTGGGACGTGGACCTGTCCATGCTGGCACGGGCGCGCGCGCGGCTGGCCGCGCACGAGGCGCGCACGCGGTTCGTGGAGCGCTCCTTCCTGGAGCCGTTGCCGGCCTGTGACGCGGTGATGGCGTCGCTGTCCCTGCATCACATCCCCACGCTCGAGGGCAAGGCCGTGGTCTACCGCAGCATCTTCGCGGCGCTGCGCAGCGGCGGCGTGCTGGTGGTCGCCGATGCCACCCTTCCCGCGGACCCGCACGCGCGCGCCGCGGTGCGCCGCGGATGGGCGGACCACCTGGTGCGGTCCGGGATCTCCGAGGCGCGGGCCTGGCAGCACTTCAGCGAGTGGGACGAGGAGGACACCTACTTCCCGCTGGAGGCCGAGCTGGACCTGCTCACGGAGGTGGGGTTCGTGGCATCGAGTCCCTGGAGCGACGCGCCCTCCACCGTCTGGGTGGGTCGCCGCCCGTGA
- a CDS encoding MATE family efflux transporter translates to MEGPILSAVWKLAWPTMLQNVVGGLQGIVDHVMVGRYVGFTGNAAIGVSWQIFLVVIVFISSLFAGMGILVARFAGQGDHDKVNRTVYQAFLTAIFLSVLVLAPIGLLLAPSLLDLVNAAPEVRAEALPYLRMLFLFSFGLLIFFMLGGALRAAGDAKTPLRYGLVLTVLNITLNVIFIRGLGPIPAYGTLGAAMGTVIATWSMAIVALVQLRRERWVVGFPKGMSLKPDWEVIRSLFRFGLPTGVQGVAMNVAGVLLLRFIGSLEQSAEAQAAYAVAYTELFSLITWTSVGLMGATAAVVGQNLGALKPERAIHAVHGAARIGIGVAIAVGALFVFLPRALLGLFGMTEPIVVGIGLELLRFLSVSGLFITVALTYTGGLQGSGDTKSPLYISIVSQIIIPLGLCFVLQQTRGLQATDVWLAILLGHITRATLSVIRFRQGKWRDIVVDIGGKPSPDPAG, encoded by the coding sequence GTGGAGGGGCCCATCCTCTCCGCGGTGTGGAAGCTGGCCTGGCCCACCATGCTCCAGAACGTGGTGGGGGGCCTGCAGGGCATCGTCGACCATGTGATGGTCGGCCGTTACGTGGGCTTCACCGGCAACGCCGCCATCGGTGTGAGCTGGCAGATCTTCCTGGTCGTGATCGTCTTCATCTCCTCGCTCTTCGCCGGGATGGGCATCCTGGTGGCCCGCTTCGCCGGTCAGGGCGACCACGACAAGGTGAACCGCACGGTCTATCAGGCGTTCCTCACGGCCATCTTCCTGTCGGTGCTGGTGCTGGCCCCCATCGGGCTGCTGCTGGCGCCTTCGCTGCTGGACCTGGTGAACGCCGCGCCCGAGGTGCGCGCCGAAGCGCTCCCCTACCTGCGCATGCTGTTCCTGTTCAGCTTCGGGCTGCTGATCTTCTTCATGCTGGGCGGCGCGCTGCGCGCCGCGGGTGACGCCAAGACGCCGCTGCGCTACGGGCTCGTGCTCACCGTCTTGAACATCACGCTGAACGTGATCTTCATCCGGGGATTGGGGCCCATCCCGGCGTACGGAACGTTGGGCGCCGCGATGGGCACGGTGATCGCCACCTGGAGCATGGCCATCGTGGCCCTGGTGCAGCTGCGCCGCGAGCGCTGGGTGGTGGGCTTCCCCAAGGGGATGTCCCTCAAGCCCGACTGGGAGGTCATCCGCTCGCTCTTCCGGTTCGGGCTTCCCACCGGCGTGCAGGGCGTGGCCATGAACGTGGCCGGCGTGCTGCTGTTGCGCTTCATCGGCTCGCTGGAGCAGAGCGCGGAGGCCCAGGCCGCCTACGCCGTGGCCTATACGGAGCTGTTCTCGCTCATCACCTGGACGTCGGTCGGGTTGATGGGCGCCACCGCGGCGGTCGTGGGGCAGAACCTGGGCGCGCTCAAGCCGGAGCGCGCCATCCATGCCGTGCACGGCGCGGCGCGCATCGGGATCGGCGTCGCCATCGCCGTGGGGGCGCTGTTCGTGTTCCTGCCTCGTGCCCTGCTCGGGCTGTTCGGGATGACCGAGCCCATCGTGGTGGGGATCGGCCTGGAGCTGCTGCGCTTCCTGTCGGTGTCCGGGTTGTTCATCACGGTCGCGCTGACCTACACGGGCGGGCTGCAAGGCAGCGGGGACACCAAGAGCCCGCTCTACATCTCGATCGTCTCGCAGATCATCATCCCGCTCGGCCTGTGCTTCGTGCTGCAGCAGACGCGTGGGCTGCAGGCCACCGACGTCTGGCTGGCCATCCTGCTGGGCCACATCACGCGCGCCACCCTGAGCGTCATCCGCTTCCGTCAGGGGAAGTGGCGGGACATCGTCGTGGACATCGGCGGCAAGCCGTCGCCGGATCCCGCCGGGTAG
- a CDS encoding sigma-70 family RNA polymerase sigma factor, translating to MEAVDVTQLLEEATAGNAAALDRLLPLVYDELRTLAGRHLRKERPDHTLGATALVHEAYMRLVRVDRMAWQGRAHFFAMASRVMRRILVDHALARKAQKRGGGAPATGLDGVSAVVLTQVEDLLALDQALERLQERSERQCRVVECRFFGGMSMEETAEALGVSPATVKRDWAVARAFLNRELA from the coding sequence GTGGAGGCCGTAGACGTCACGCAGCTCCTGGAGGAGGCCACCGCGGGCAACGCGGCGGCCCTGGACCGGCTGCTGCCGCTCGTCTACGACGAGCTGCGTACCCTGGCCGGGCGCCATCTGCGCAAGGAGCGCCCCGACCATACGCTCGGGGCCACCGCCCTGGTGCACGAGGCCTACATGCGCCTGGTGCGCGTGGACCGGATGGCGTGGCAGGGACGGGCCCACTTCTTTGCCATGGCCTCGCGGGTCATGCGGCGCATCCTGGTGGATCACGCGCTGGCCCGGAAGGCACAGAAGCGGGGCGGCGGCGCGCCCGCCACGGGGCTGGACGGCGTCTCCGCGGTGGTGCTCACGCAGGTGGAGGATCTGCTGGCGCTCGATCAGGCCCTGGAGCGGCTGCAGGAGCGCAGCGAACGACAGTGCCGCGTGGTCGAGTGCCGGTTCTTCGGCGGCATGAGCATGGAGGAGACCGCGGAGGCGCTCGGCGTCTCCCCGGCCACGGTCAAGCGCGACTGGGCCGTCGCGCGCGCCTTCCTGAACCGCGAGTTGGCGTGA
- a CDS encoding tetratricopeptide repeat protein, translated as MSGSGPAWERVSECFEEALALPESARAAWLDALRAREPAVADEVGSLLGFHDGAAVLDEVPEALIADALGPWGDAPTLIGSFRVLRTLGTGGMGAVYLGERADADFQQRVALKLVRRGFDSPALRERFLRERRILARLEHPNIARLVDGGLTDDGLPFFAMEYVDGVPLHRFADDRRLSIETRLELFAQVCDAVDHAHRQLVVHRDLKPANVFVTEDGTIKLLDFGVAKLLEESAADEQPGTRYTERWLTPEYASPEQIRGEPVTTACDVYALGVLLYELLSGHRPYGGQDTPPHLLGQAILEQDPVRPSTAISRGPRAAETGGDSPTTTVSAETVGQARGLAPDRLRKRLAGDLDTIVLKAMQKEPARRYAGAAELAADVRNHLVGRPVSARPDSLAYRWGRFVRRNRTAVALAALALVSLVGGLVGTASQARRARVEARAAEAERDRVARVAGLLVDMFRLGDPASAEGQDVTAREVLDRGAERITAEFADEPALQADLLSEVARIYDNLGLFDAAAGHLERVVEIRTRLFGDAHPSVAESRVELSHARVEQGRADEGLALADSGVAVLRASVGAGGSVRDLALALMQKGVAESVVGRPTEAATSLAEATRLLQQEGGDDDEALARALYLWADAAHSSGDFEAADSLFEAAVARYRSRAGVPSVELATSLNSLANIRLYRGQLGEGAALMEQALDVARTVYGPMHPAVAEGLVGLTNARALQGRFAEARASGEEAVRVAEVVWGPDHMSTANARLVLGTTLLQGSSAAEALPVLEGAARVLARELGPGNARTIANEVTVAQALRSAGERARARARFERTLEASDAGLGVEHPYHAFLLLELGRMDFEDGAVESARTRAEAAFDLASRALRPDHRFAVWASRLLARARMEQGDLPGADSLLAGVIAAQVEAGPAEARELVTSRVVRADLALRQGRVDEAERWVDEAFAGMDETRGPTSAVRLEAEAVRGAVLAARGRTEEARALLAPAAEGLRRALGPASPQARTAAARLAALR; from the coding sequence GTGAGCGGATCCGGCCCCGCCTGGGAGCGGGTGAGCGAATGCTTCGAGGAGGCGCTGGCGCTCCCCGAGTCCGCGCGGGCCGCGTGGTTGGACGCGCTGCGGGCCCGCGAGCCCGCCGTGGCCGACGAGGTGGGCTCGCTGCTCGGCTTCCACGACGGTGCCGCGGTGTTGGACGAGGTGCCGGAGGCGTTGATCGCCGACGCGCTCGGACCGTGGGGGGATGCCCCCACCCTCATCGGCTCCTTCCGTGTGCTTCGCACGCTCGGGACCGGCGGCATGGGCGCGGTCTACCTCGGCGAGCGGGCCGACGCGGACTTCCAGCAGCGCGTCGCGCTCAAGCTGGTGCGCCGCGGCTTCGATTCGCCCGCGCTCCGCGAGCGCTTCCTGCGCGAGCGCCGGATCCTGGCGCGGCTGGAGCACCCCAACATCGCGCGTCTGGTGGACGGGGGGCTCACCGACGACGGGTTGCCGTTCTTCGCGATGGAGTACGTGGACGGCGTGCCGCTGCACCGCTTCGCCGACGACCGCCGGCTCTCCATCGAGACCCGACTGGAGCTGTTCGCGCAGGTGTGCGATGCGGTCGACCACGCGCACCGGCAGCTCGTGGTCCACCGCGACCTGAAGCCCGCGAACGTCTTCGTCACCGAGGACGGCACGATCAAGCTGCTCGACTTCGGGGTGGCCAAGCTCCTGGAGGAGAGCGCGGCCGACGAGCAGCCCGGCACGCGCTATACCGAGCGTTGGCTGACGCCCGAGTACGCGAGCCCCGAGCAGATCCGTGGCGAGCCGGTCACCACCGCGTGCGACGTCTACGCGTTGGGCGTGCTGCTCTACGAGCTGTTGAGCGGCCACCGGCCCTACGGCGGACAGGACACCCCGCCCCACCTGCTGGGGCAGGCGATCCTCGAGCAGGACCCCGTGCGGCCCAGCACGGCCATCTCCCGCGGCCCGCGCGCCGCGGAGACAGGGGGAGACAGCCCCACGACCACGGTGTCCGCGGAGACCGTGGGCCAGGCGCGCGGTCTGGCGCCCGACCGCCTGCGCAAGCGACTGGCGGGTGACCTGGACACGATCGTGCTGAAGGCGATGCAGAAGGAGCCGGCCCGGCGCTATGCGGGCGCGGCCGAGCTCGCCGCCGACGTGCGCAACCACCTGGTCGGGCGGCCCGTCAGCGCGCGTCCGGACTCGCTGGCGTACCGCTGGGGTCGATTCGTGCGGCGCAACCGGACGGCGGTGGCGCTCGCCGCGCTGGCGCTCGTGAGCCTCGTCGGAGGTCTGGTGGGCACGGCCTCCCAGGCGCGACGCGCGCGCGTCGAAGCACGGGCCGCGGAGGCGGAGCGCGACCGGGTGGCGCGGGTCGCGGGGCTGCTCGTGGACATGTTCCGGTTGGGGGATCCGGCGAGCGCGGAGGGTCAGGACGTGACCGCGCGTGAGGTGCTCGACCGAGGCGCCGAGCGCATCACCGCCGAGTTCGCCGACGAGCCCGCGCTGCAGGCGGACCTCCTCTCGGAGGTCGCGCGCATCTACGACAACCTGGGTCTGTTCGACGCGGCGGCGGGCCATCTGGAGCGGGTCGTGGAGATCCGCACGCGTCTGTTCGGCGATGCGCACCCGAGCGTGGCGGAGAGCCGCGTCGAGCTGTCGCACGCGCGGGTCGAGCAGGGCCGCGCCGACGAGGGATTGGCCTTGGCCGACTCCGGCGTGGCGGTGCTGCGCGCGTCGGTGGGCGCGGGAGGGTCGGTGCGGGACCTGGCGCTGGCCCTGATGCAGAAGGGGGTGGCCGAATCGGTCGTGGGCCGCCCGACGGAGGCCGCGACGTCGCTCGCGGAAGCGACGCGACTCCTGCAGCAGGAGGGTGGCGACGACGACGAAGCCCTGGCCCGAGCGCTCTACCTGTGGGCGGATGCCGCCCATTCGTCGGGCGACTTCGAGGCCGCGGACTCGCTCTTCGAAGCCGCGGTGGCGCGCTACCGCAGCCGAGCGGGCGTGCCGTCGGTGGAGCTGGCGACGAGCCTGAACAGCCTCGCCAACATCCGCTTGTACCGCGGCCAGCTGGGCGAGGGGGCGGCGCTCATGGAGCAGGCGCTGGACGTGGCGCGCACCGTCTACGGGCCCATGCACCCGGCCGTGGCCGAAGGCCTCGTCGGGTTGACGAACGCGCGGGCCCTGCAGGGTCGCTTCGCCGAAGCGCGGGCGAGCGGGGAAGAGGCGGTGCGGGTGGCCGAGGTCGTCTGGGGACCCGACCACATGAGCACCGCCAACGCCCGCCTCGTGTTGGGGACCACGCTTCTCCAGGGCTCCTCCGCCGCGGAGGCGCTGCCTGTCCTCGAGGGCGCCGCGCGCGTCCTGGCGCGCGAGCTCGGGCCGGGCAACGCGCGCACGATCGCCAACGAGGTGACGGTGGCACAGGCGCTGCGCTCGGCCGGGGAGCGAGCGCGAGCCCGTGCGCGCTTCGAGCGGACGCTCGAGGCGTCCGACGCGGGGCTCGGTGTCGAGCATCCGTATCATGCCTTCCTGCTGCTCGAGCTGGGTCGGATGGACTTCGAGGACGGCGCGGTGGAGTCGGCGCGGACGCGGGCCGAGGCCGCATTCGACCTGGCCAGCCGCGCCCTGCGTCCCGATCACCGGTTCGCGGTCTGGGCCTCGCGCCTGTTGGCTCGAGCGCGGATGGAGCAGGGGGATCTGCCGGGGGCCGACTCCCTGTTGGCCGGTGTGATCGCGGCGCAGGTCGAGGCCGGGCCGGCCGAAGCCCGCGAGCTGGTCACGAGCCGGGTGGTGCGGGCGGACCTCGCGCTCCGTCAGGGCCGGGTGGACGAGGCCGAACGGTGGGTGGACGAGGCCTTCGCCGGCATGGATGAGACCCGCGGCCCCACGTCCGCCGTACGCCTGGAGGCCGAGGCCGTCCGGGGCGCCGTCCTGGCGGCCCGCGGCCGGACGGAGGAAGCCCGGGCCCTCCTGGCGCCCGCCGCCGAGGGGCTCCGGCGGGCATTGGGGCCGGCCAGCCCCCAGGCCCGCACGGCGGCGGCCCGGCTGGCGGCGCTCCGGTAG
- a CDS encoding ribonuclease HII, with amino-acid sequence MAAHAEETRLQDLLGYERGFWSRGLLRVAGVDEVGRGPLAGPVVAAAVVLPRDVCIDGATDSKLLTEPERDALAAEVLARALVGVGAASTREIDRLNILVATRVAMERALAHLGRSIGAAPDHVVIDGLPMKGLSCVHEAIVEGDRLVHSIACASIVAKVVRDRLMRRLHERYPDYGWITNVGYGTLEHREAIRAHGPTPHHRMTFGLLQLEFAL; translated from the coding sequence ATGGCTGCGCACGCCGAGGAGACGCGGCTCCAGGACCTGCTCGGGTACGAGCGTGGGTTCTGGAGCCGCGGTCTTTTGCGGGTGGCGGGGGTCGACGAAGTGGGGCGGGGTCCGTTGGCGGGCCCGGTGGTGGCCGCCGCCGTGGTGTTGCCGCGGGACGTCTGCATCGACGGAGCCACCGACTCCAAGCTCCTGACCGAGCCCGAGCGCGATGCGCTGGCCGCGGAGGTGCTGGCTCGGGCGCTGGTGGGTGTGGGTGCGGCGTCCACGCGCGAGATCGATCGCCTGAACATCCTGGTCGCGACGCGGGTCGCCATGGAGCGCGCGCTCGCGCATCTCGGGCGGAGCATCGGCGCCGCGCCCGACCACGTCGTGATCGACGGGCTCCCCATGAAGGGCCTGTCCTGCGTGCACGAGGCGATCGTCGAAGGAGACCGCCTGGTCCACTCGATCGCCTGCGCCTCCATCGTGGCCAAGGTGGTCCGCGACCGGCTGATGCGGCGGCTGCACGAGCGCTACCCGGACTACGGCTGGATCACCAACGTCGGCTACGGCACGCTCGAGCACCGCGAGGCCATCCGGGCGCACGGCCCCACGCCCCACCACCGGATGACCTTCGGACTGCTGCAGCTCGAGTTCGCGCTGTAG
- a CDS encoding cytochrome c peroxidase — MERRVRWIILLVLGGSAISGCEALGSGDEASELDQALEARLAEAAPGGDLGFFRLPAGADLASIPQDPRNPLSPAKVELGRLLFHEPALLSAPKRPQGRSTASCASCHHARAGFQAGRRQGIGEGGMGFGVRGEARTRDPAYGLGDLDVQPIRSPSAMNAAYQSVMLWNGQFGALGPNAGTEAAWTAGTPKETNRLGYEGLETQAIAALGVHRLEGADSTLATRYPRYGELFAAAFPGQPIDRERAGLAIAAYERTLLADRAPFQRWLRGERGALSDAQKRGALVFFGRGRCATCHTGPALSSMAFYALGMGDLRGPDVFLDGGNELARPEHLGRGGFTGRSEEMYAFKVPQLYNLADVGSLGHGATFPTVRAVIEYKNRAQAETGLVPSERLAEGFVPLGLTDEEIADLARFLEEALYDPELERYVPVALPSGACFPVNDPQGKADLGC; from the coding sequence ATGGAACGCCGGGTCCGATGGATCATCCTGTTGGTGCTGGGCGGAAGCGCGATCTCCGGCTGCGAAGCCTTGGGGTCCGGGGATGAAGCGTCCGAGCTCGATCAGGCGCTCGAGGCGCGCCTCGCAGAGGCCGCACCGGGAGGAGACCTCGGGTTCTTCCGGTTGCCTGCGGGCGCGGACCTCGCGTCGATCCCGCAGGATCCCCGGAATCCGTTGTCGCCTGCGAAGGTGGAGCTGGGCCGTCTGCTCTTCCACGAGCCTGCCCTGTTGAGCGCACCCAAGCGCCCACAGGGTCGCTCCACCGCCTCCTGCGCGTCGTGTCACCACGCCCGGGCCGGCTTCCAGGCCGGTCGCCGCCAGGGCATCGGCGAGGGCGGCATGGGCTTCGGGGTGCGCGGCGAGGCGCGCACGCGCGATCCGGCGTACGGGCTCGGGGACCTCGATGTGCAGCCGATCCGCTCCCCCAGCGCGATGAACGCGGCCTACCAGTCCGTGATGCTCTGGAACGGTCAGTTCGGCGCGCTCGGGCCCAACGCGGGGACGGAAGCCGCGTGGACGGCCGGGACCCCCAAGGAGACCAACCGGCTCGGATACGAGGGCCTGGAGACCCAGGCGATCGCCGCGCTCGGTGTGCACCGCCTCGAGGGCGCCGACTCCACGTTGGCCACGCGCTACCCGCGGTATGGCGAGCTCTTCGCGGCCGCCTTTCCGGGACAGCCCATCGATCGGGAGCGAGCGGGTCTCGCCATCGCCGCCTACGAGCGTACGCTGCTGGCCGATCGAGCGCCGTTCCAGCGTTGGCTGAGGGGCGAACGAGGTGCGCTGAGCGACGCACAGAAGCGCGGCGCCCTGGTCTTCTTCGGGAGGGGCCGCTGCGCCACCTGCCACACGGGTCCGGCGCTGAGCTCGATGGCGTTCTACGCGCTGGGCATGGGCGACCTGCGCGGGCCGGACGTGTTCCTCGACGGAGGCAACGAGCTGGCGCGGCCCGAGCACCTGGGTCGCGGCGGCTTCACCGGACGGTCCGAGGAGATGTACGCGTTCAAGGTGCCGCAGCTCTACAACCTCGCGGATGTCGGCTCGCTGGGGCATGGCGCCACGTTCCCCACGGTGCGTGCCGTGATCGAGTACAAGAACCGCGCGCAGGCGGAGACCGGCCTGGTGCCGAGCGAGCGCCTGGCCGAAGGCTTCGTGCCGCTGGGCCTGACGGACGAGGAGATCGCCGACCTCGCCCGTTTCCTCGAGGAAGCCCTGTACGACCCCGAGCTCGAGCGGTACGTCCCGGTCGCGCTGCCGTCGGGCGCGTGCTTCCCGGTGAACGACCCCCAGGGGAAGGCCGATCTGGGCTGCTGA